The Ranitomeya imitator isolate aRanImi1 chromosome 3, aRanImi1.pri, whole genome shotgun sequence genome has a window encoding:
- the LOC138670015 gene encoding uncharacterized protein: MSTFSYNAEETSNILARSTFSSDFLKIPPREARGRDLERELRHLTNIELHCATLSEYLRAQRIPRGLRVPLRPTLFRDSPEYCTRYEQILNKCSFDIITLTIEHLQKAISTSSETIKSIEAQLSSSGTPEELITLKDQISRNIEKHRRETEDRKRSKFNRDTEDYERQQVYRWQDNYAGRRNPSRQAQRTSLDYSTSGSEQELGTPATLPPRFLGQRQRFPRRRPRGAATDIGGDSAQGRITRSQSRLY, translated from the exons ATGTCCACATTCTCCTATAATGCTGAGGAGACCTCGAATATCCTGGCACGTTCCACTTTCAGTAGCGATTTTTTAAAAATCCCTCCTAGGGAAGCAAGGGGGAGAGATCTAGAAAGGGAACTCCGTCACCTTACCAACATCGAACTTCACTGTGCCACACTCTCTGAGTATCTTCGAgcacaacggatccctaggggtctacgggttccactacgtcccacactgtttcgggactctcCCGAGTATTGCACCAGATATGAACAAATATTAAATAAATGTTCTTTCGACATTATTACCCTGACGATTGAGCACCTGCAGAAAGCGATCTCCACAAGCTCCGAGACCATCAAATCCATCGAGGCTCAACTGTCTTCATCTGGGACCCCCGAGGAACTGATTACCCTCAAGGACCAAATATCCAGAAACATCGAGAAGCACCGACGGGAGACAGAGGACAGAAAACGTAGCAAATTCAATAGGGACACGGAGGACTACGAGCGCCAACaggtatacagatggcaggacaattaTGCCGGACGTCGAAACCCATCTCGCCAGGCCCAGCGTACCTCCCTCGACTACTCAACATCAGGCTCAGAACAGGAGTTGGGTACCCCTGCCACACTTCCACCCCGTTTTTTAGGCCAACGACAACGCTTCCCGAgaagaagaccacgaggcgcggccacggacataggaggagactcggcccaagggaggataacgagatctcag agtcgtctgtactga